One genomic segment of Panicum virgatum strain AP13 chromosome 2N, P.virgatum_v5, whole genome shotgun sequence includes these proteins:
- the LOC120659625 gene encoding uncharacterized protein LOC120659625, translating into MSRPAGSARWTSVVAVAIILLGGLVLVSIVMESSSGKSSLPVSFAAVGGRRMVIGTNGGLSDQRTLKDLRDGEDPLSSSKRRVPNGPDPIHNRGAGESGRSPGRA; encoded by the exons ATGAGCAGGCCAGCTGGGTCTGCGAGGTGGACATCGGTGGTTGCGGTGGCCATCATCCTGCTTGGGGGCCTTGTTTTGGTGTCTATTGTGATGGAGAGTAGTAGTGGGAAATCATCGCTCCCGGTGAGCTTCGCTGCAGTAGGTGGTAGGAGGATGGTGATCGGAACCAATGGAGGGTTGTCTGATCAGAGGACACTGAAGGACTTGAGGGATGGTGAAGAtcctttgagcagcagcaagaggaGGGTGCCCAATGGACCGGATCCAATCCACAACAG GGGAGCTGGAGAGTCAGGAAGATCACCAGGCCGAGCATAG
- the LOC120659624 gene encoding glycine-rich cell wall structural protein-like codes for MAAKWWLTASLLLCLAAATAAARGAPRGDCDDAATFASAVAGDDGDDSATANAVEEAKTAGVFGGRTGGGGLFGGVHGPLGGGVAGFGPFGGAVAGAGPFGGFGGGGGLGGGGGGGGVP; via the coding sequence ATGGCAGCCAAGTGGTGGCTCACCGCCTCCCTGCTGCTCTgcctcgccgcggccacggcggcggcgagaggagCGCCCCGCGGCGACTGCGACGACGCCGCCACCTTCGCGTCCGCCGTCGCCGGGGACGACGGAGACGACAGCGCCACCGCCAACGCCGTGGAGGAAGCCAAGACCGCCGGCGTGTTCGGCGgccggaccggcggcggcggcctcttcGGCGGCGTCCACGGGCCCCTGGGCGGGGGCGTCGCGGGGTTCGGCCCGTTCGGCggggccgtcgccggcgccggcccgtTCGGCGGGttcggtggaggcggcggcctcggcggcggtggcggcggcggcggcgtgccgtaA